A genomic segment from Brevundimonas mediterranea encodes:
- a CDS encoding ZIP family metal transporter — protein MESLSPIAAGALGSLAAGMMTAVGAAPMLFVKRPGQQTQSVLLGFAAGVMLAASFFSLIIPGVDVLQAGGASQGWAAGTMAAAVLIGATVIGLMNRFAPVDMLAIGPAQSKHLARRIWLFIIAITLHNFPEGAAVGVSFGGGDMHQGLATALGIGIQNMPEGLAVSAAMASLGYGRGAAFLAALASGLVEPVGGLIGAGVVGASPGALPWGLGLAAGAMIYVVTAEIIPQTREQSKGDGSMIGLMIGLVGMMFLDIALG, from the coding sequence ATGGAATCCCTTTCCCCGATCGCGGCCGGCGCCCTGGGCAGTCTGGCGGCGGGCATGATGACGGCGGTCGGCGCGGCGCCCATGCTGTTCGTCAAACGGCCGGGACAACAGACCCAGAGCGTCCTGCTGGGCTTCGCCGCCGGGGTGATGCTGGCGGCCTCCTTCTTCTCGCTGATCATTCCGGGCGTCGACGTGCTCCAGGCCGGGGGCGCGTCCCAGGGCTGGGCGGCGGGGACCATGGCGGCGGCGGTGCTGATCGGGGCCACGGTGATCGGCCTGATGAACCGGTTCGCGCCCGTGGACATGCTGGCCATCGGTCCGGCCCAGTCCAAGCATCTCGCCCGTCGCATCTGGCTGTTCATCATCGCCATCACCCTGCACAACTTCCCCGAAGGCGCGGCCGTCGGCGTCAGTTTCGGCGGCGGCGACATGCACCAGGGCCTGGCCACTGCCCTGGGCATCGGCATCCAGAACATGCCCGAAGGCCTGGCCGTCTCGGCCGCCATGGCCTCGCTGGGCTATGGTCGCGGCGCCGCCTTCCTGGCCGCGCTGGCGTCGGGTCTGGTCGAACCGGTCGGCGGTCTGATCGGGGCCGGCGTGGTGGGGGCGTCGCCCGGCGCCCTGCCGTGGGGCCTGGGCCTGGCGGCCGGCGCCATGATCTATGTCGTCACCGCCGAGATCATTCCCCAGACCCGCGAACAGTCCAAGGGGGACGGCTCGATGATCGGTCTGATGATCGGCCTGGTGGGCATGATGTTCCTGGATATCGCCCTGGGTTGA
- the proB gene encoding glutamate 5-kinase has protein sequence MSQAAALPPRPDSATSAASALKAARRIVVKIGSSLLIDTETRRPTRDWLAAVASDLAALKAEGREVIVVSSGSIALGRGRLPKLGARLEDKQAAASVGQSLLMAAWSEALAPHDLVVGQVLLTRDDTERRRRWLNARATVEALLGHGVIPVVNENDTVATEEIRYGDNDRLAARTAQLARADLLILLSDVDGLYTADPRRDPSAAHLPLIETLSPDILAMGGGANTQAGVGTGGMATKLAAAQIARSAGCATIIASGQTLSPLSAVRAGARATLIAAPDGPMAAYKQWIAGSLSPAGSLTLDGGAVTALKAGKSLLPAGVTAVSGDFEKGDCVRLTDAEGRAVGVGLAAYAADEAARIRGRRSDEIEAILGYRGASVLIHRDDMVLDDR, from the coding sequence ATGTCCCAGGCCGCCGCCCTCCCCCCGCGCCCAGACTCCGCCACCAGCGCCGCGTCGGCCCTGAAAGCGGCGCGGCGCATCGTGGTCAAGATCGGATCCTCGCTGCTGATCGACACCGAAACGCGGCGGCCGACGCGCGACTGGCTGGCGGCCGTGGCGTCGGATCTGGCCGCGCTGAAGGCCGAGGGGCGCGAGGTCATCGTGGTCTCGTCCGGCTCCATCGCCCTGGGGCGGGGGCGTCTGCCGAAACTGGGCGCGCGGCTGGAGGACAAGCAGGCGGCGGCCTCGGTCGGGCAGTCGCTGCTGATGGCCGCCTGGTCCGAGGCCCTGGCGCCCCACGACCTGGTGGTCGGCCAGGTGCTGCTGACGCGCGACGACACCGAACGGCGCCGCCGCTGGCTGAACGCCCGCGCCACGGTCGAGGCCCTGCTGGGCCACGGGGTCATCCCCGTCGTCAACGAGAACGACACCGTCGCCACCGAAGAGATCCGCTATGGCGACAACGACCGGCTGGCGGCGCGGACGGCCCAGCTGGCGCGGGCGGATCTGCTGATCCTGCTGTCGGACGTGGACGGCCTCTACACCGCCGATCCGCGCCGAGATCCGAGCGCCGCCCACCTGCCCCTGATCGAGACCCTGAGCCCGGACATCCTGGCCATGGGCGGCGGCGCCAACACCCAGGCGGGGGTCGGCACCGGCGGCATGGCGACCAAGCTGGCGGCGGCCCAGATCGCCCGTTCGGCCGGTTGCGCCACCATCATCGCCTCGGGCCAGACCCTGTCGCCGCTCAGCGCCGTCCGGGCGGGCGCCCGCGCCACCCTGATCGCCGCGCCCGACGGCCCCATGGCCGCCTACAAACAGTGGATCGCCGGCAGTCTGTCGCCGGCGGGATCCCTGACGCTGGACGGGGGCGCCGTGACCGCGCTGAAAGCGGGCAAGAGCCTGCTGCCCGCCGGGGTCACGGCCGTGAGCGGCGATTTCGAAAAGGGCGACTGCGTGCGCCTGACCGACGCCGAGGGCCGGGCCGTGGGCGTGGGCCTGGCCGCCTACGCCGCCGACGAGGCCGCCCGCATCCGGGGCCGCCGCTCGGACGAGATCGAGGCCATCCTCGGCTATCGCGGCGCCTCGGTTCTGATCCACCGCGACGACATGGTTCTGGACGACCGATGA
- a CDS encoding type II toxin-antitoxin system Phd/YefM family antitoxin, with protein MREVSATEFQTRAGLYIEQSGKEPVLITKHRRPARVLLDIEEYERLKARDTRQAYATQDLPDEWAAALEAADYGEADPKLETLIK; from the coding sequence GTGCGAGAAGTCAGTGCGACGGAATTCCAGACGCGGGCGGGGCTCTATATTGAGCAATCCGGCAAGGAGCCGGTGCTCATCACCAAGCATCGCCGCCCCGCGCGGGTGCTGCTCGATATCGAAGAATATGAGCGGCTGAAGGCGCGCGACACGCGCCAGGCCTATGCGACGCAAGACCTTCCTGACGAATGGGCCGCAGCCCTTGAGGCGGCGGACTACGGCGAGGCCGATCCGAAGCTTGAGACCCTGATCAAATAG
- the carA gene encoding glutamine-hydrolyzing carbamoyl-phosphate synthase small subunit: MTIKILPGATGVLALADGTVLQGIGVGAVGSALGEVVFNTAMTGYQEILTDPSYMSQILAFTFPHVGNTGTNVEDIEQMGGGSDTSARGAIFRDVPTDPANYRSDASFDDWMKRRGVVGLAGVDTRALTKIIRDKGAPHAVIAHNPDGQFDLDALVAQARAWTGLVGLDLAKPASTLQAFEWDEGLWEWPEGHPKTQGRKQVVVIDYGVKRNILRALASTGAKITVVPATTTAEEVLARNPDGVVLSNGPGDPAATGEYAVPEIQKLVASGKPLMGICLGHQMLALALGARTVKMEQGHHGANHPVKDLTTGKVEIVSMNHGFTVDRDSLPDAVTETHVSLFDGTNCGIAVKDKPIFSVQHHPEASPGPADSLYLFDRFADLMGPR; this comes from the coding sequence ATGACGATCAAGATTCTTCCGGGCGCGACAGGCGTCCTCGCGCTCGCCGACGGCACGGTCCTGCAGGGAATCGGCGTCGGAGCGGTCGGATCGGCCCTGGGCGAGGTGGTCTTCAACACCGCCATGACCGGCTATCAGGAAATCCTGACCGACCCGTCCTACATGAGCCAGATCCTGGCCTTCACCTTCCCCCATGTCGGCAATACGGGGACGAACGTCGAAGACATCGAGCAGATGGGCGGCGGTTCGGACACCTCGGCGCGGGGCGCGATCTTCCGCGACGTGCCGACCGATCCGGCCAACTATAGATCGGACGCGAGTTTCGACGACTGGATGAAACGGCGCGGCGTCGTCGGCCTGGCCGGCGTGGACACCCGCGCCCTGACCAAGATCATCCGCGACAAGGGCGCCCCCCACGCGGTCATCGCCCATAATCCGGACGGCCAGTTCGACCTCGACGCCCTGGTGGCGCAGGCCCGCGCCTGGACCGGCCTGGTCGGTCTGGACCTGGCCAAGCCCGCCTCGACGCTGCAGGCGTTCGAATGGGACGAGGGGCTGTGGGAATGGCCGGAGGGCCACCCGAAGACGCAAGGCCGCAAGCAGGTGGTCGTCATCGACTATGGGGTGAAGCGCAACATCCTGCGCGCCCTGGCCTCGACCGGCGCGAAGATCACCGTGGTCCCGGCGACGACCACGGCCGAAGAGGTTCTGGCCCGCAATCCCGACGGCGTCGTCCTGTCGAACGGCCCGGGCGATCCGGCCGCGACCGGCGAATACGCGGTGCCTGAAATCCAGAAACTGGTCGCCAGCGGCAAGCCCCTGATGGGCATCTGCCTGGGCCACCAGATGCTGGCCCTGGCCCTGGGCGCCAGGACGGTGAAGATGGAACAGGGCCACCACGGCGCCAACCATCCGGTCAAGGATCTGACCACCGGCAAGGTCGAGATCGTGTCGATGAACCACGGCTTCACCGTCGATCGCGACAGCCTGCCGGACGCCGTGACCGAAACCCACGTCAGCCTGTTCGACGGCACCAACTGCGGCATCGCGGTCAAGGACAAGCCGATCTTCAGCGTTCAGCACCACCCCGAGGCTTCGCCCGGGCCGGCCGACAGCCTGTATCTGTTTGATCGGTTCGCCGACCTGATGGGCCCGCGTTGA
- a CDS encoding glycoside hydrolase family 3 N-terminal domain-containing protein encodes MPATAETARAVQRHRQRIEDLIAAMTVEEKAGQLNLLADPFRWMPTAVNPLDGTGDPARVTALIREGKVGSLFNGIGAETGRRIQQVAMEESRLKIPLLFAADVIHGLSTIFPVPLAEAAAFDTHLAYRTARAAAVETAASAVHQTYAPMVDVARDQRWGRNVEGAGEDVLLNNLLAAARVRGFQGDKGLDDRDAVLATAKHMAAYSGAIGGVEYNTTDMSEQTLRGVYLPPFKAAVDAGALSIMSAFNDVNGVPASGSRKLLTDILRGEWGFEGFVVSDYTSEQELVAHGFAEDGRDAARLAFNAGVDVSMVSGLYLEHLPSLVASGEVSMARLDEAVRRLLTTKAALGLFDDPYRGTDPVREKAVVGSREHIALSREAGRKSVVLLKNDNQLLPLNKSQKIALVGPFADDVDNVWGPWTIWGAPERRVSLEAGFRAAMTDPQALTVARGSGVETPLDGGIEEAVRAAANADVIVLAIGESQKMSGEAQSRTEIVVPAPQQALVDAMAATGKPMVILLRNGRALALEGNVKNAQAIVVTWFLGEQMGNAVADVVFGEHGPSARLPVSFPHKSGQQPYSYDHKNTGRPANPDLPIEEYKARYRETTNTALYPFGYGLTYGEVAYGPVEMASDQLAWAGTLDVAVTVTNQGAHVAEELVQLYIHDRVASLTQPGRLLKDFKRVTLRPGQSETVRFTLNARQLGFIGEDNTYRIEPGLFDLWLAPHAQGGSAAQFRLVGPA; translated from the coding sequence ATGCCTGCTACCGCCGAAACCGCCCGCGCCGTTCAGCGTCATCGCCAGCGGATCGAAGATCTGATTGCGGCCATGACCGTGGAGGAGAAGGCGGGCCAGTTGAACCTGCTCGCCGACCCGTTCCGCTGGATGCCCACGGCGGTCAATCCGCTGGACGGCACGGGGGACCCCGCGCGCGTCACCGCCCTGATCCGCGAAGGCAAGGTCGGCAGCCTGTTCAACGGCATCGGCGCCGAGACCGGCCGCCGCATCCAGCAGGTGGCGATGGAGGAAAGCCGGCTGAAGATCCCGCTGCTGTTCGCGGCGGACGTGATCCACGGCCTGTCCACCATCTTCCCCGTGCCCCTGGCCGAGGCCGCGGCCTTCGACACCCATCTGGCCTATCGCACCGCCCGCGCCGCTGCGGTCGAGACGGCCGCCTCGGCCGTGCACCAGACCTACGCCCCCATGGTGGATGTGGCCCGCGACCAGCGCTGGGGCCGCAATGTCGAAGGCGCCGGCGAGGACGTGCTGCTGAACAACCTGCTGGCCGCCGCCCGGGTGCGCGGCTTCCAGGGCGACAAGGGACTGGACGACCGTGACGCCGTCCTGGCCACCGCCAAACACATGGCCGCCTATTCGGGCGCCATCGGCGGGGTCGAATACAACACCACCGACATGAGCGAACAGACGCTGCGCGGGGTCTATCTGCCGCCGTTCAAGGCGGCGGTGGACGCCGGCGCCCTGTCGATCATGAGCGCCTTCAACGACGTCAATGGCGTGCCCGCCTCGGGCAGCCGCAAGCTGCTGACCGACATCCTGCGCGGCGAATGGGGTTTTGAGGGCTTCGTGGTCTCCGACTACACCTCCGAACAGGAACTGGTCGCCCACGGCTTCGCCGAGGACGGCCGCGACGCCGCCCGCCTCGCCTTCAACGCCGGGGTGGACGTGTCCATGGTCTCGGGCCTGTATCTGGAACACCTGCCCAGCCTGGTGGCCAGCGGCGAGGTGTCGATGGCCCGGCTGGACGAGGCGGTGCGCCGTCTCCTGACCACCAAGGCGGCCCTGGGCCTGTTCGACGATCCTTATCGCGGCACGGATCCGGTGCGTGAAAAGGCCGTGGTGGGGTCGCGCGAACACATCGCCCTGTCGCGCGAGGCGGGCCGCAAGTCGGTGGTCCTGCTGAAGAACGACAATCAGCTGTTGCCGCTGAACAAGAGCCAGAAGATCGCCCTGGTCGGCCCGTTCGCCGACGACGTGGACAATGTCTGGGGGCCGTGGACCATCTGGGGCGCGCCCGAACGCCGCGTCTCGCTGGAAGCCGGCTTCCGCGCCGCCATGACCGATCCGCAAGCCCTGACCGTCGCGCGCGGCTCGGGCGTCGAGACCCCGCTGGACGGCGGGATCGAAGAGGCCGTCCGTGCGGCCGCCAACGCCGACGTCATCGTCCTGGCCATCGGCGAGAGCCAGAAGATGTCGGGCGAGGCCCAGTCGCGCACCGAGATCGTCGTCCCGGCCCCGCAACAGGCCCTGGTCGACGCCATGGCCGCCACGGGCAAGCCCATGGTCATCCTGCTGCGCAACGGCCGGGCCCTGGCGCTGGAGGGCAATGTCAAGAACGCCCAGGCCATCGTCGTCACCTGGTTCCTGGGTGAGCAGATGGGCAACGCCGTCGCCGACGTCGTCTTCGGCGAACACGGCCCCTCGGCCCGCCTGCCGGTCAGCTTCCCGCACAAGTCGGGCCAGCAGCCTTACTCCTACGACCACAAGAACACCGGCCGCCCGGCCAATCCGGACCTGCCGATCGAGGAATACAAGGCCCGCTATCGCGAGACGACCAATACGGCCCTGTATCCGTTCGGCTACGGCCTGACCTATGGCGAGGTCGCCTATGGTCCCGTCGAAATGGCGAGCGATCAACTGGCCTGGGCCGGGACGCTGGACGTGGCCGTGACCGTCACCAACCAGGGCGCCCATGTCGCCGAGGAGCTGGTCCAGCTCTATATCCACGACCGGGTCGCCAGCCTGACCCAGCCGGGGCGGCTGCTGAAGGACTTCAAGCGGGTGACGCTGCGGCCGGGCCAGAGCGAGACGGTGCGCTTCACCCTGAACGCCCGCCAGCTGGGCTTCATCGGCGAGGACAATACGTATCGGATTGAGCCGGGCCTGTTCGATCTCTGGCTGGCGCCCCATGCCCAGGGCGGTTCGGCGGCCCAGTTCCGTCTGGTCGGCCCGGCGTAG
- a CDS encoding glutamate-5-semialdehyde dehydrogenase, whose protein sequence is MTDLETRMMDLGQRARAAAVALREAPAAARTRALEVLAQKLTAAEAQILAANAQDVDAARANGMSEALIDRLALTPARVAGMAQAVATIAAVADPLGVETERWTPANGLDIARVRTPIGVLGVIYESRPNVTADAAALCIRSGNAAILRCGSDCLQSSLAIAGLIAEALHEAGLPADAVQLVDTPDRAAVGLMLTGLDGAIDVIIPRGGKSLVARVQAEARVAVLSHLEGLNHTYLHEAADLEVARAVVVNAKMRRVSVCGATETLLVDRAAAERLLPPVAADLIAAGCELRGDAEACALAPAMTPATEADWTTEYLAPILAVRIVDDLDAATDHIARYGSGHTEAILTTDADAAERFAARVDSAIVLINASTQFADGGEFGFGGEIGISTARLHARGPVGAEQLTTYKYVVRGQGQIRP, encoded by the coding sequence ATGACCGATCTTGAGACCCGAATGATGGACCTGGGCCAGCGCGCCCGCGCCGCCGCCGTCGCCCTGCGTGAAGCGCCGGCCGCCGCCCGCACCCGCGCGCTGGAGGTGCTGGCGCAAAAGCTGACGGCGGCCGAGGCCCAGATTCTGGCCGCCAACGCCCAGGACGTGGACGCCGCCCGCGCCAATGGCATGAGCGAGGCCCTGATCGACCGGCTGGCCCTGACGCCGGCCCGCGTCGCCGGCATGGCCCAGGCCGTGGCCACCATCGCCGCCGTGGCCGATCCCCTGGGCGTCGAGACCGAACGCTGGACCCCGGCCAACGGCCTGGACATCGCCCGCGTCCGCACCCCTATCGGCGTGCTGGGCGTCATCTATGAGAGCCGACCCAATGTCACCGCCGACGCGGCCGCCCTGTGCATCCGTTCGGGCAATGCGGCCATCCTGCGCTGCGGCTCGGACTGTCTGCAGTCGTCGCTGGCCATCGCGGGCCTGATCGCTGAAGCCCTGCACGAAGCCGGCCTGCCCGCCGATGCGGTGCAGCTGGTGGACACGCCCGACCGCGCGGCGGTGGGGCTGATGCTGACCGGGCTGGACGGCGCCATCGACGTGATCATCCCGCGCGGGGGCAAGAGCCTGGTCGCGCGGGTCCAAGCCGAGGCCCGGGTGGCGGTGCTCAGCCATCTGGAAGGGCTGAACCACACCTATCTGCACGAAGCCGCCGATCTGGAGGTCGCGCGCGCCGTGGTGGTGAACGCCAAGATGCGGCGGGTGTCGGTCTGCGGCGCGACCGAGACCCTGCTGGTGGATCGGGCGGCGGCGGAACGTCTGCTGCCGCCAGTCGCCGCCGACCTGATCGCCGCCGGATGCGAACTGCGCGGCGACGCCGAGGCTTGCGCCCTGGCCCCCGCCATGACCCCGGCGACGGAGGCCGACTGGACCACCGAATATCTGGCGCCCATCCTGGCGGTGCGGATCGTCGATGATCTGGACGCCGCCACCGACCATATCGCCCGCTACGGCTCGGGCCACACCGAGGCGATCCTCACGACGGACGCCGACGCCGCCGAACGGTTCGCGGCGCGGGTGGACAGCGCCATCGTCCTGATCAACGCCTCGACCCAGTTCGCCGACGGGGGCGAGTTCGGCTTCGGCGGCGAGATCGGCATCTCCACCGCCCGCCTGCACGCCCGCGGCCCAGTAGGGGCCGAACAGCTGACCACCTACAAATACGTCGTGCGCGGCCAGGGCCAGATCAGACCCTGA